From the Vulpes vulpes isolate BD-2025 chromosome 15, VulVul3, whole genome shotgun sequence genome, the window AGAGAacattctttctcattatttgtgGATGTTTACAAGAGCTGCTCAGCCAGGCACTCTCTGTGAAGCGATGGTCCTGGCGACCATGACAATCAAAGTTCTTGCCCTCATAGGATCTTACAGAGGAATGGGAAGGAACTCTTTTATCCTGAACAGCTTTTAGGAGTCTCCCAGAATCTCTTTCCTTGTAATTGCAGCTAGTAACCAAGATTGTCCCAGTGACTAAGCGTTTATAAGTAGAGCCAAATTCCATGGTTTGAGAAAAACTCATTGTAATGCAAATAGAAAATTAGACACAGAAAGTATAAGAAAATGAGGAGGTAGGGAAGAACTAGCTTATCTCTTTCCAGGCATAAGTCATGGTTCCCACCATGCTTGCACTTGGGTAGGTAATTAATGAAGAAAGGTAAATGTGGGTGTACACTGATATTAACATGACATGTCCTATTTACTTAAGGGTTGGATCCAGCTGAACCTTGCTTTGAGGGCACACCCGAATTAGTCCGATTGGACCCCAGCGATGCCCAGTTTGTGGATGTAATTCACACAGATGCTGCCCCTATAATCCCCAACATGGGTGAGTTCTTCAATTCATCTTGCGTGAGTGTTTTTTGAGTCCATATATTAGAGTGTTTTAGAATGTTTTGAGTCTATATATTAACATCaactttctcatattttaatattcctcAGGGTTTGGAATGAGTCAAACTGTAGGCCACCtagatttctttccaaatggaggaaaagaaatgccTGGATGTCAGAAGAATATTCTCTCTCAGATTGTTGACATAGATGGGATCTGGGAAGGTAAAACCATTACGTACATGAAGAGATTTATGGGaaaatttgtttcacttttttgctAAATTTGCTGAATATTTTGGCACGGGTCTCACATTTTCTATAACAAAGGACTTTTAACCCAAAATGCAGGCTTTTCACTGGGGAAAGTGGGCATGAGGAGATTataggaagaaaatgtatttatagcCAACTTTCTAAGGATCTAATTCAGGGAATTCATTACTAATTTGTACTTATACCTATGTGGACCAATCTCcttcttttaaagttatttttccgTTTCATTTATCTATGGAATTactattaaaatcttaaatagtaTTTAACTTCTAATTGCATCACAAATCATAAATATGCTTCATAGATGATTTTGTTCTGTGACCACCATGAGTTCACACTAATTAGAAAAATCTATTCAACAACCATGTTCTAATCAGAACAttaacttggaaaaataaaatctgttgcTGATGTATACTGTCTGATTTCAAAGGGACTCGTGACTTTGTGGCCTGTAATCACTTAAGAAGTTACAAGTATTACTCTGATAGCATCGTCAACCCTGATGGCTTTGCTGGATTCCCTTGTGCCTCTTACAGTGTTTTCACTGCAGTAAGTAGACTCCACTTTGAACCTAAAGAATTTTGTGGCCATCACTTCTCATGACGGGTGTAGTTCACTGTATATGACATGCATTCAGTGAATGCCTCTATATGATTGCCACgctatttatacttttaattatacatacttttatttttttaattgaagtatagttgacatacatatTTATGGTAATAGTGATGAGGCATTGGAGAACTTCAGAGAAATGGCCTTGTATTCTGAAATGTTCCATGTCTACCTTCTTCATCACTTCAGTATGTATCAGGCAAATGTTTAAACTTGTTTTAGAAATAactataactaaaaaaaaaaggctatggaAATCTGAGCTATGGCTACAGGATGCCAATAAATATGGAAAACTTGTCTTAAAACTGACCATACAAAACTATATCATTATGGGCACGGGGATATTTCTGTACAATCTCATAATTgctaagtttttgtttgtttgcttgcttgcttttgaGTTTTCATCTTGTTTGGTATTTGCTAGGTATCTGGGTTAGAATCCTCAAATGTGATCTTGAAAATGATGTATCTATTGCCTGTTAttttttcttgatctttctttcactataattttttcaaatataaaggaagggagaagaaatgttgggaaatatcaggaagggagacagaacataaagactcctaactcggggaaacgaactaggggtggtggagggggaggagggcgggtgttggaggggaatgggtgacgggcactgaggtggacacttgacgggatgagcactgggtgtttttttgtatgttggtaaattgaacaccaataaaaattaattaaaaaaaataaataaataaaaatacacaacttATGTCATttcataagtaaaattttaagtaagATGCCAGGTAAAGACATAATTATCAAGGATGTATAACTTAGTGATGAAGAGAAAAGATCTGAAATCTGATTTCATCATTAAATGACTGAATGATTTGGGCGAAATGCTCAACTTCTCTAAGGcagttttttcatttctgaatgtGAATATTAATGGTAGACTCCATAGGTTTGGCAGGAGGATTTAATGAGATGATATGTTTTAATACCTTAGCTCGgaatctaaaatataataattagcaTTCAACAACTGTTGACTCTATATATTTGGGGGGAAGTGCATAGTTTATTTACAGTATAGCTTGTGTACATAAGAAAACCATCCTTCTTCTTTGGTCtaactttgtttttatcttttcctggATCCTCAATCTCTAGGTAatgggaaaaataagcaaaggaactTTAAGTTTCATTCAGTTAAAATTTAGTCTGATTCAGTAATAGAAATAGTCCTTTTAGGTGATGCTTAgacactttttaagaaaaagttctcagttttGCATATTTCTCAGCCTTGGGACTCCCTTCATCATCTTGTGTCTAAGCTGGTATTGGGCACGATgatcatggtggtggtggtcagtGAGTGTGTAAGGCAGAGGGAAGGACTTGGGGGCCTGCTTATTGACAGATATGGGGCTGATTTCTGCATATAATGTCTAGGCGCATCTACTCTTCTAGCTTGGCCAACTTTCCCATATAGCTCTGGCCATTTCTTCCTAGACCAGCTCAGTCTCTCCTTAGCTTTTGCTGGATGCAGACTCTGAGACTTGGCCCAGTCCTCATCTAGTTCATTGATTCAGGAATCTGCCCTGGTCTCCATTGTGGAGCAGGATTGCCCCTCCATAAAAGCAATTTTGATGTCTTTCCaactctgtttctcccttttcctctcttgttCCCATAACTCCTGGCCCTGAAAGAGGACATGTTCTTAAGTTCTATATATCTTCTCCAAACCCCAACCTCACAGCTAAGACATAAGGGCCAACTGGGGCATTTTCTGCTCACATTGGGAGAATTCTGAGAGCTGAATCCTTCAGACCTTAATATGCTAAGTGGGAGctaaaaaaatgtgagaaaaaccTGACTTCTAATGGGTCCTATTTTGCATATCACTTCCTGCTATTTCTTTGgcaatctttctaaaataaattctaacCACCTGTAGGCAGGAGGATGTCTGAGCAGCTTACagaggcaaaagagaaaagattgaaatatctgtataaatatatatttaagttccctttttgtaagatttttatatttttgttagtATTGTGTTATTTAATAGTAAAGTCTCTGATTTGTCATTGTAActaatgaaatgcatttttaatttttgctgagACATAATGAAAGTTGGTTTTTGCCATTAAGACACAAGTGGCTTTAGAATATTCGAACTACAACAACACGTGGGAAAAGATGGTGCACTATTAAAAGAAAGAGTGTCCTCATTCATCATTTGCTAATTTTCCCTAGAACAAGTGCTTCCCCTGCCCAAGCGAAGGCTGCCCACAGATGGGTCATTATGCTGACAGATTTCCTGGAAAAACTGACAAAGTGAACCAGATATTCTATCTAGACACTGGTGATGCCAGCAATTTTGCCCGTGAGTCTCTACTGTAGTTGCTTTAAATTAATAATGCTCTGTATTTTATCATGTTTGGTGAAAATGTGTGAAATTGCTCCTCTGtacaaaagttcttttttatttatttaaaaaaatctgggggccccctcccctaccccctacccccacatCCCCTGGGGGTCCCGCTTCACCCTTGTACAAAAGTTGTAAACACTCCTTCCCAACatggaaaaattttcaaaagttgTCGTGCTCAATGCAACTCTGGCTAATTGAGGTAACGGAGCAGAATTTGGAGACCTGAACTAACAatgatacaaaaattaacttcttCATATTTAATTCTGGTGCTGAATTCGGGAGGCTTCTTCCACTCCAGACTCTTCCAATTCAGTCGGAAGTTTCACCAAAGCAAAATTCTGAGGTTTTGTACAAGCAGAAGTAATCCAGGAGAGAGATGGGAGAGGTTGTGGGAATGGCAGGGAGATTTAAGAGCTATTTAGGGTAGTAGACTCTGTGGGTGATAGGAATTGGAGGTGATAGGAATTGATCACCATTGGAGCGATGGTGACGCATGTTCCTTCCTGAGTCACAGAGGGAAGAAACTATTTAGATGGGAATCAGGGGGGTTGGCTGCATTGTAAAAACTAAAGCCCAGTTTTATCCCCTTCTCAATTTGGTCCAGGCTAGCTCTAAATGACATAAACTGCTAGTTAAATCTTGACTAGTACCACAAAGTGGTTGccataaattaatatatttccaaTGGCAAGGGAAAGCtgaattacagaattttaaaaataaatgtagacaaTTTAGACAAAAAGACAAGACTCTAAAATGTGATAACTTGTGAAAAGAGTAAATTGaggggtttctgggtggctcagttggttaagcatctgcctttggctcaggtcatgatcttgggattgagccccacatggggctccctactcagcagggagtctgctagtccctctgcctctcccccacttcttttctctttctcgctctcacataaataaaatcttaaaaagaaaaagaaaataaattgatgaaaATGTCATACTCTATCATTTTCccacttttttaagattttatttattttatttgagagagagagagagagaaaggggggggggaggagagaacaagccagtgaggggcagagcaagagggagagagagaatacccaGGCAGACTCAACACTGAGCTCAGTGACAGACACAGGGCTGtgacaagatcatgacctgagccaaaaccaagagttggaagcttaactgattgagccaaccaggcacctctttcctactttcttttaagataaggttcttttaatattcaaaaataaattgttaagtTAAGAAATTGAAAGCAAAATATATGACTTGCATATATAACTTGAGATGTATTGACTTTGGAAAGATTCTATGCTCCTCCCGAGGCCCCACACCTGTCTTTTGAACATTGAGAGGAAGGACACTATTTGATTAGAAGAACAACcaatactatatataaattacTCAAAAATCAGCAGCAGTGGCATCCAAGTTAGCCTGGTTTTAGCATATCTTCTCTATAAGCTgacagtttgcaaatattttccccccacAGGTTGGAGGTATAAGGTAGCTGTCACACTGTCTGGGAAGAGGGTTACAGGACACATGCTAGTTTCTCTAtttggaaataaaggaaattctAAACAGTATGAAATTTTCAAGTGAGTAAAATATTATCCACTTCTTAAATGCTGTAATCTTTTGTACATATAACTAGATGGGAATACAGTACCACCACATGTCATTCcaaggaagaaatttttttagCTTGCACCTTAATACATTTCAGAAttctgtttctgaatttttttctctgctatttCCTGAGAAAACCACTGATGTTTGCTTTGATCCCTGGCATCTGATTTATAATCAGTAAATAATTATTCTGTCCACAAAACAACTAGGAAGAGATGATACGATGATGTCACCATTTATTAAATTGTGGGAGGTTTGTGTCTAAAACGTATTAAGTTTTATTATAGTAAGGATGACTTTAAGGTAATACAACTTAATGTTGGCAAATGACCTGCCACTGAATCGCATGCATGTCTGCATTTATTTAatacatgagggatccctgggtggcgcagcggtttggcgcctgcctttggcccagggcacgatcctggagacccgggatcgaatcccacgtcaggctcctggtgcatggagcctgcttctccctctgccaatgtctctgcctctctctctctctctctctctctctctgtgtgactatcataaataaatttaaaaaaaattatttaatacatgAGAGTGGCAAGTGTACTGTCAATCATCCTACTAGAGATGCATCATAACCTGGTTTTAGAAACGTATATgtacagatatatatgtatatttttgtatcttcatGTATGTTTTCATTAACTTCTCAATTCCCAAGGGGCACTCTCCAACCAGAGAGCACTCATTCCAATGAATTTGACTCTGATGTGGAAGTTGGAGATGTGCAGAAGGTTAAATTTGTTTGGTACAACAATGTGATCAACCCAACTCTACCCAGAGTGGGAGCATCCAAGATCACAGTggaaagaaatgatggaaaagTGTAAGTAATAAAAATCCAAAGatcccaaataaaacaaaaatccaaagaGAACAAGTCACCTTTGTTACTCCCACTGGAAGTCTACGTTAGGTTAAACCTCTGATGATAGTTCTCCAAAGCCATGGCCACATTTGCTTCCCTACTACCTctgtttctttaggaaaaaaaaagagtagaacttTCAGGGAATAACTTTGGGAGATTTGTCTATGAGCATGTGTCATTTGATGCAAGTTAAGTGTTAAGTTGAGAATCTGGCTTCATGTCACTAAGGTGAAAAGAGTGATTTTGTTTGGTAACTGTGCTTTGTGTTCCGTGTCTGACAGCAAGTCATGAGTTGTATGGTGGGGAGGGTGGATGGGAGGGGACAAGAAGGATTAGAGATTAGAGATtatgaagaaacaggaaagtaaaTTGGGGTAATGACTATGCTTACTCTACTGATGGTGGTGATGGAATGGGGGCACTATTCTTATCTCCATTAAAGACAATTAAATGAAGCCTCAGTGCCATAATTTGTAGGCAGCAAATTTGACTCCGGCAAGTTCTTAACTACCAcgaaaaaaaattcagttcaacTTTATTCATATATAGATCATGTGTACCCTTCATTTCTTGTGTCCTTTATCAGTATTAGTGTTTAACCTTTAATTTCCTATTTGTGAGTGTGCCAGCTATCAGACCACAttgagggaaatgaaaatgagaagacaagagCACTTTCTGAGCACCTTTTATGTCCCAGGCACTTTATGTAGGTTCATATatgttattaaagaaaattagCTCCCCAGCAAGCTAAGTTTTCTTCACTCTTAATGAGTAATGCTAGTCATTTCAACTCAATTATTGAATTAAATAAGAAAGCCTAGTGAATGTAATACCAGGACCTCAGAAATTTCCCTCGGATTTCTGAAATCCCTGGCTGATTTTTTATCATGCACTGATTAATAATGTGCCCAGGGCTTAGTAGGTGCTTCAGGATATGACAAATGAACGCTCCCCGTCCTTAGGGGCATCCAGTgatgcttcctctctctgctaTTGCACAGCTATGAAAGAACATTGGAAAAGAGAATTCAGTCCTTTATACAGAAGAGGTCTGTCTTCCCTTGGCCAATGTCTGGTCTCAGGCACAGAGAACGGTTTTCACTCAGACCGGGGAGAAGAGAAGCTGTCTTTATGCTCAGTGCACAAGCTGTGCACCAAGAAAAGctgatttttctgttgttttctctcTGCAGATTCAACTTCTGTAGTAAAGAAACCGTGAGGGAAGATATTTTACTTACTCTTACCCCATGTTAAGAGTCACAGGCCTGTGACCACCTAGTATCTTACTACTAATAAAATCTCATGGTGAAGCAATCATTTCTTTGTTGTCATGTCTCTTTTTCCCCATGTAACTTTTGGATAATGTGATTAAAATCCAAAATTTGGAGTTGATCCAAAGAACCACAAATGACTATTGAAGTCTGCTACATGTTCCGGGGCATTTGAGCTTGGGAATATTGTTGACTTGGCACTGACATCATGCCCATGGCTAAGATTACTGGTGTCATTCTGATCACTTAAGGCAGACTTCCTTAAGATGACCCCCTCTTGGGGTGAACACATGGCGAGTAGCAACCGTTGCCACTTTCCCATTGTCTTTACATTCTGTGTCTGCTTCTAATCAGACGTCTCAGGAAAGATGACGCATAAAGAGACAAGGACTGAGCAGATCCAATGCTTCTTGACCAGTCTTTCTCCTCACAGTGGGGTGGCCCCAGGCCCCTCTCCTCTCCgcagcctttttaatttttctaaagcaCAAATCAAAGATCCTCCCAATGGTCCCCAGGTAAGAATCCACATCCCTCAGTGAGCCTTATGAGACCCTCTTGTCTAATTTTGAACTGAGGACTCTAGCATCATCTCTCACCACGTTTCTTCTAGAAATAAACATTCCATTACTGTCCTCAAAGCTTCCCTAATCTCAGATGCTGCTGGACCTTTACACAAACTCTTCCTCTCCCTCGGGAGAtcctttctcttgtcttcttgcCTGTTGAACTCCTTTTGCTTCTTAAATCTGTGTGCAGACATCATTTCTTCCAGGAAGACTTCCTTCACTTCCATTTCCACACCCCCTAAGACTGGATGAGAGGCTCCCCTACTACATTACTGCTGCACCCAGAATTTACCCCATCTcagcatttatttctctaaatctgTAATTGCCTATTTACTTGTCTGCATATCTCTCCTTAAGGGGCTTACATGTTGTATGTGGCTGGcaaatgcctggcatgtagtggGATGCCAATGACCATTTTATTAATGGAAAGAATGATTACTCTGCTAGAGTCTGGCATTTAAAATTACTGtccaattacattaaaattacatGTCCAATCACTAATATCCTAAAAGAGAAAGAGCCACCTGTGCTAGGTTTTGAAAGGTTTGTGAGGATTTGCCAAGAGGACATGGCAGGTAGGACACTCCAGAAAGAGCAAACAAAGCCACAGAGATGTGAAAATGCTTTTCATTCTGTGCTTCACCAAAGTACCCACAAGTTGATCAACACAGGTAAACTTGTTCTGAGAATCATTAATCCATACTCATCAGGATGCTTCCACTTGCATGAACTCAAAGCTCTAATTCAAACAGGCTTAAACAATAAGGAACTGGATTGGCTCACATGATTGGAAAGCCCAGAGATGGGGAAGCTTCAGGTTTTGTTGAGCCAACAACTTAATGACCTCTTCAGAGCCATTTTTCTCCTATTCCCATGCTCTTTGTCTATGGTGTCTATTAGTTTTATACCAAGGCTGGCTCCTCTCCCAGTTAATTTACCATAATTAAGACCATACAGACCTTCTCTTTCACATTCAGTAAGAGACAAAAAGTGCATCTTCCTCCCTGTCTTCCCAAATGAAATCTCTGAGATTTACTCTGATTGGCCTGTGGCCTGAGAAATGGAACGTGCCCATTGGCATAACCCAGTCAGGGCGTACTCCTGCAACACGTGGATACTGTATGTGGAGGAGGAATGAAAATTCGAATGGAAGGGAGGACTCCTGGGGCTTTGGCTGGAGCAATTAGAAAGATGGAGACACCATTGGCTGAAATGAGGACTACATTGGGAGGAACAGTTTCCAGGAGGGAGGTCAGATTTACTCATCAGCTTTGAGATGCTCATCAGACATCCAATTGCCATATAAGCGAGAACTTAAATACACAAGCACAGAGTTGAAGATAGAGGTCTGGGTTACACATGTAAACTTTGGTGTCATCAGtgtatgaatgaaataattttaagccCCGAATTTCCCTGTAAAGAGATTATGCAATGCTTAATACATGTtgagtgtttaataaatatttttaattataattactatGAATTCCTCTTGGAACTTTTCTATAACACACTAATAATGATGAAtagtgaataataaaataaatgaataaaaagattgCCTGCAAATTGACTCAAGTAAGAAGATGGAACAAAgggttttaaaagaatttaatctttaaaaatacatctgttAAAAACCCTTTTGTTAGGAAGGATATCCATTTTCATCATAATGAAGCAGTTTGCAAATTGCTTTAATTGTTTCAGGGAAGTTGTTTTCTTAAATCATTTACCTATATCTGATCTCAGTaaatttttaggaaatatttctatttctagaggCCCTTTAGGTGGGAGTTTGATATCCATTGAAAGGATGAACCAGTCCATGTATAAATGATTCACTTTGAGTCTGTGATGTTTAACCTATTTCTTGcaggactttctttctttttttcaaggttAGATGTTAAAAACTGATTGCATCAACTCTGTGGTTCATCCTGCTCTGAAAGGGTCTTTCAGAAAGCAACTGACTGCCCcttctgtattgttttttttttccctaacataTGCATTCTGCTTACAGTGTGCCCTGCATTATTCTAAGCGCTTTATGCGCATTACTCAGTTAATTCTGACAATACACTATAAAGTCGGTGCTCTTATCCCCATTTTCATGGGAAGCAGCTGCAGCACAGAGTGTTCacaacttgccccaggtcacagacTATTTCTTAGCGGATCTAGGTTTTCCCAAGGGCATCACGATGTAAAATTTTTCATGTGTCCCTCTTGGTCGACTGGACTCTTCAGTGGCCTTCGGCCAGCCTCACCATTC encodes:
- the PNLIP gene encoding pancreatic triacylglycerol lipase yields the protein MLLIWTLSLLLGAVVGKEVCFPRLGCFSDDAPWAGIVERPLKILPWAPKDVNTRLLLYTNENPDNFQELTADPSIITSSNFKTDRKTRFIIHGFIDKGEESWLANMCKKMFTVESVNCICVDWKSGSRTAYTQASQNVRIVGAEVAYFVEVLQSAFGYSPSDVHIIGHSLGSHAAGEAGRRLNGTAGRITGLDPAEPCFEGTPELVRLDPSDAQFVDVIHTDAAPIIPNMGFGMSQTVGHLDFFPNGGKEMPGCQKNILSQIVDIDGIWEGTRDFVACNHLRSYKYYSDSIVNPDGFAGFPCASYSVFTANKCFPCPSEGCPQMGHYADRFPGKTDKVNQIFYLDTGDASNFARWRYKVAVTLSGKRVTGHMLVSLFGNKGNSKQYEIFKGTLQPESTHSNEFDSDVEVGDVQKVKFVWYNNVINPTLPRVGASKITVERNDGKVFNFCSKETVREDILLTLTPC